CGATCGGGTAGAGTGCGGTTGCTTGGGAGCGACATGGCGTTTCCGGCCCTGACCCTGAACCGGAGGCCCCATGCGCGCCATCACCCTGAAACTCATCCCCGGCGACGGCATCGGCGTCGAGGTCATGATCGAGGCGCGCCGCGTGCTCGATCGCCTGGCCGACCTGCACGGCGGGCTGGCCTTCCGCTACCACGACCTGCCCTGGAGCTGCGCCTGGTCCCTCGGGCACGGCGGGGTCATGATGCCCGCCGACGGTCTCGAGATCCTGGCCGACGGCGAGGCGATCCTGCTGGGTGCGGTGGGGTTCCCGGGCGTGCCCGACCACGTCTCGCTGCGCGGGCTGCTGCTGCCGATCCGCATGGGCTTCGACCAGTACGTGAACCTCAGGCCCGTGAAGCTGCTGCCCGGGCTCGACTCGCCCCTGCGCGTCGCCGACCCCGCGGCCATCGACTTCGTGGTGCTGCGCGAGAACACCGAGGGCGAGTACTGCGGCGCGGGGCGCCTCGAGAATCCGGGCACGCCCGACGAGACCGCGATCCAGGAGGCGCGCTTCACGCGCAAGGGCACCGAGCGGATCATCCGCTACGCCTTCGACTGGGCGCGCGACCACGGCAAGGGGTCGGTCGTCTCGGCGACCAAGAGCAACGCCCTGAACCACAGCATGGTCTTCTGGGATCGCGTGTGCGCCGAGGTGGCCGCGGGCTATCCGGAGGTCGCGTGCACGGGCATGCACATCGATGCGCTCGCGGGACTCTTCATCCTGCACCCCGAGCGGCTCGAGGTGGTGGTGGCGAGCAATCTCTTCGGCGACATCCTGACCGATCTCGGTTCAGCCATGCTGGGCAGCATCGGCATCTCGCCCTCGGCGAACATCGACCCCAGCGGCCGCCATCCGTCCATGTTCGAGCCGGTGCACGGCTCGGCGCCGGACATCGCGGGCCGCGGCCTGGCCAACCCCACGGGCATGCTGTGGACGGTGGCGCTCATGCTCGGGCACCTGCAGCTGCCGGACCTGGCGGCGCGGCTCATGGACGCCCTGTCGGACGTGCTCGCGGCGCGCATCGTGCGCACGCCTGACCTGGGCGGCACGGCCACGACGCGGGCAATGACCGACGCGGTGATGGCCCGGCTGGACGCCTGACCGGGCCTGCGGCCGCGCGCCGGCTCAACCGCCCATCTTCACGCACACCACCTCGAGCGGCGCCGCCTCCTGGCCGTCCTCCGCGCTCTCCTCGCCGGGGGCCCGCTCCATCGCCGCCGTGGCGCCCTCGAAGTTCCTGATCACGACGAAGTGCTCGCCGTCGAGGAAGAGCAGCGCGTCCCGGGTCCCGTCGAAGCCGGGGAAGGTGAGGGTGAGCTCCTCGACGAGCGCCCCGTCCGGCGCCAGGACGTCGTACCGCGCGGCCGTGCCCGCGGGCAGGTGGGCGCGGGTGTCGTGGGCGTCGGTCACGTAGAGGCGGCCGTCCGGCCCGGCCGTGAGGTTCATGATGGCCGGGTCGGTGTCGAGGATCCTGTTGTCGACCTCCAGGTCCCGGCCGTTGGCGCGCACGTTGAAACCGCTGCCCACGTCGTCTTTCTCGGCCGCCGTGCGCCGGCGGGGGGTGAAGGGGCGGCGCCAGGTCGCCAGCTCGGCGCCGTCGGGACCGCAGACGCGAATCACCCAGGCGTCGCGCTCCGGTGCGGTGTAGACGCGGCCGTCCGGCCCGGCGGCCCAGGCGGCGAAGCCGCTGAACTCGGCGCGCTCGTCGTAGACCGGATCGTTGAAGTTGCTCCGGGCGGACTTCGCGGCGATCAGGGCGGTTTCGTTGCCGGCGAGGTCGTACACGGCGAGCGACATGGTGCGGTCCATGTCGCCGTTCTCCTGGTCGAAGACCATGCGGCCGGCGTCGGCCACGTAGCGGTCGCCCACGCGGATGCAACGGCGCAGGATGACGAAGCCGCCCTGCTCGGCCCCGCCGCCGAAGGTCACGTTGCCCGCCGGATCGCCGTGGGTGTCGATGCCGATGATGCGGCCGGGGAAGCCGTGGACCACGCCGACGGCGTCGTCCGGCAGCAGCACCAGTTCGTGGGGGTTGCGCAGCTCGCCGGGACC
This bacterium DNA region includes the following protein-coding sequences:
- a CDS encoding tartrate dehydrogenase translates to MRAITLKLIPGDGIGVEVMIEARRVLDRLADLHGGLAFRYHDLPWSCAWSLGHGGVMMPADGLEILADGEAILLGAVGFPGVPDHVSLRGLLLPIRMGFDQYVNLRPVKLLPGLDSPLRVADPAAIDFVVLRENTEGEYCGAGRLENPGTPDETAIQEARFTRKGTERIIRYAFDWARDHGKGSVVSATKSNALNHSMVFWDRVCAEVAAGYPEVACTGMHIDALAGLFILHPERLEVVVASNLFGDILTDLGSAMLGSIGISPSANIDPSGRHPSMFEPVHGSAPDIAGRGLANPTGMLWTVALMLGHLQLPDLAARLMDALSDVLAARIVRTPDLGGTATTRAMTDAVMARLDA